From the genome of Rhinolophus ferrumequinum isolate MPI-CBG mRhiFer1 chromosome 24, mRhiFer1_v1.p, whole genome shotgun sequence:
CTGTTTCTACTGTCGCAATCATACATTGACTTTTGAGTATACATTTTTGCACATTAAATTTGGACAGCGTCAACTATGGCCTTAGTTACTGTTAAGACGATTGGCCAGTGAAAATCTAGACCTGCAGGGCTACGAAAAAACGCCCCGTGTTATTGTGAGCCCCCAAAAGTGAAATACCGCCAAAACCTAGGTTAGAACGCCTGCCAGCGGCTCTTCCACCGACTTCCTACACTGTTACTAAGAAACTAAAGAGATACAACTCTGGATTTAAACAGAATAATTCAGAGGATCAATTCGGGTTTGTACAGTTATTCTCTCTGTTGGAGCCTCTTCCCCTGCTAAATATCTACATGTATGATTCTCTCACGAACTTCAGATCTTTGCCTAAAGGTCACAATTTCAAAAAAGCTTCCGTCAATCACCCAATTACTCAGCAATCTGTTCTCTGTCACTCTGGTCTATTCTCAATTCTCTttgtcctgttttattttctctttttgaaaaagagCACTTGTCACCTAATACAAACTAAACAATTTCCTTATTTACTACATCATTAGAATGAATGCAAGCTCCAGATCATCGTTTACTTCACAAATGTACCCCAAGTGCCTAGAACAATCCCTGGCACATggtgttctgtaaatatttacttgataaatgaatgaacaaatgaagggttccttcaaaaagcaaaattctctattcattttaaagtgcttgacatttacaaaaattagaTGGACAAACATATCTATCACACGCACGCAGAATTGTACAGCCTccttcaaataaaaaccacccgCCTATGAGCTAGCTGGAACAGTAAAAGCCGCAGATCTCGTGTGAAGAACAAGCCTCCGTGCCTTCATAGCCCTGTACAATGCTGCTTGATCCATATGCAACAAGGCAGCACTGTAAAGAAGCCGAGGGCAGGAAGCAAACTCCCAGGCATTCCACTCCTCAAATGCAACAGCAGCAggaaaaaaacgaacaaaaaaaacccacttttttcctttcacatccGCAAGAGATTTAGTTTGTATATAGTCATGTGCCACATGCCAACATTTTGATCAACAACTGACCGCATATACGATGGTGTTCCTGGAAGATGATGGACCAGagaaattcctattgcctagcgATGTCACAGCCATGTCACAGCCATTTTAACTGTTGTAGCACAACGCATTACTCACGTTTGTGGcaatgctggtgtaaacaaacctacagCCCTGCCAGTCTTATGAAAGTGCAGCATGTGCAACTGTGTTCAGAACATAATACTTTATAATGATTAACTATGTTCCTGGTTTATGTCTTTAGTATACTACACGTTTTATTGTTACTTTacagtgtactctttctacttataaaaacaaaGCTCAGGGTAGAACAGTATGTCATATTATGCCAGCAGCGGCCTCGTGCATCTGTGTTTACCAGGGCTCTTGGTTGCATCATTTTCCCTCGCGCTTGACTGAAGCTTGTGTTGTTTTGTGTAAGTAATGTGCTGTataggcttgtagcctaggagcaggAGGCTGTTCTATAGCCTAGGTGTGCAGCAGGCTGTACCCTCTAGGTTTCGTAAGAGCTCTCCGTGATGTTTGCACAAGGAAATTGCCTATCGTTacgtggcacatgactgtatttctttttgaaaaggtGAAATGTACATATCTGTTTGTCCTATTTCCGATTTGAGTGATCTACATTCTTTAAAGGTAATGTAACAACTGAGACTTAATGAGTCTTGGGATTTAATGGGTTAGGAGACCTCAACCCTATAGGCCTCCTTAAGGAACATGAAGAAGCCCAGCTAGACGTACATCGACTCCAATTCCCATTTTTCCTATAATTATAAATGTTCTTACCTCATTAACAGCACACATTCGTGCCACAGAACCAATGTTATTGGTGATAGTTACTAAAGTAGCTCTTGCTAGATCTTCTTTACTAACAGATTCTCGCTTCTCCTTATAAATCATATTCCCAAAActgcagagaaatgagaaaacaaacaaaatcaaatctgATCAAAAGCAACATTTCATACATTTGGGGAATTTAGCCTACAAATAAATCTACGCGTACACAGGGTCACTCATTGATCTACGAAATGGACACAGCAAAATCCTGGAAACAAACACCAtcaaacaatgaaataccatgaAGCTGttaagaaagggagggagggagaaaggttcagggaagaaaagggagggaggcagacagaCTACCACAGAATATACTGCTGTTGGAGTGTATATACAGTACACTTGTtaatggtatataaatgttacCTTCTGCATAAGGGAGGGTAaggatatgtatttatttgtatagaGAAACACTGAGGGGATACTCAAGAATTAATGAAAATACTTTCCTATAGGGTGCGCTCAGAAAGATTTTTCGTATCTAACTTTCAAACTAAAGGAgtgttcaaaatttaaaacctaaaCTGGGCAAGAGGAAGCCCTCTTCCAACTTccttcaatcacagttgacaaataatattatgttagtttcaggtgtgcagcatagtgattagacattgtATAACTTACGATGTGATTCCCTCCATAAGTCTAACACCCATTTGacagtatacatagttattacattattatgctgtactttacagccccaCGACTGTTTTtaataactggcaatttgtacatcttaatcctttcccctttttcacccgtTCTCCCAACTCTCCTTCCATCTGGccaccaccaatttgttctctgtatctatgagtttctgctGTTTGTTCtgtgctcgctttggcagcacatatactaaaactgttttgtttgttcatttattttgttctttagatcccacatataagtgaaattatatggtatacgcctttctctgtctgatttacatcacttagtataatgtcctcgaggtccatccacgttgtcacaaatgataagatttcattctgttttatggctaatattccattgtatatatgtaccacattttctttatccattcatctatcagtggacacttaggttgcttccatatcttggctattgcaaatgaCACTACAGagaacataggggtgcgtatgtcttttcgaattagtattttggatttcttctgataaatacccagaagtggaattgctgggtcctaaggtagttctatttttaattttttgaggaaactccaaactgttTGCCATAGAAGCTgcaacaatttgcaatcccaccaacagtgcatgagggttccctttcctccacaccctccccaacatttgttatttgttgatttactgacaataagtgatacctcattgtggttttaatgtgcatttcttgatgattagtgacgttgagcatcttgtcatgtgtctgttggccatctgtctgtcttctttgcagaaatgtgtatttaggtcctcggcccatttttcaattggagttgtgtgtgtgtgtgtgtgtgtgtgtgtgtaagttgtattgagttccttacatattttggatataaataaACAACTTCAATTACAACATAAATGTTAAACTTACCTAGATGCTACAGCCCAACCTGGCAGACCAAATCTTTCATAATCTCCTCCATAAATATCACGGACCAACTTGTCAGCGTGGGTGCTGTCACCTTTGGATGCCATTTCAAGAGCCTCTTCAAAACTTTCACAGCCAGTCAATAAACTGCATAAGCCCAGAAAAGTACCCCCTCCAAGgctaaagaaagtaaagaaacatgATGAGCGGTAATATACTACTAAGTGCTGACATATTAACATAATGAGGAAAGGTGAACAATGCTTAGCAAAACCAACTTGTCAGATCAAAGAATAAACTGAAGGAATAAATCACTTGCTGGAAACAGCATGAGGAGAGGAAGAGATCTTTTTACCTTCCACTATCTTCAGTTGACACTTTATATGTTGTAATTGCTAAACATAAATGTTTTTGTATGCATTAAAAAGGAATGTGTTAAAATCAGTACTAtattaaaaggagagaaaacttgTAATTCTAAATGGCTTCCCGGAAATGATTTTCTGAAAGGCCAATTTACTTGGCCTGACAAGGCTGAAATCAATTCAGTGTGATACGTTAACATTTCACATGACCTAGAAATGAACACAGTGAGGAAATTTACATCAGGCTGGTCATTATGTTAGTGGAAATTACCTGGTTCTGTTATCCTTTTGGATATGCTCACAAAATGAAACCAAGTGCTCGCTAATTCTTAAAATCAAAACCTTTGCTTCCTAGTCTCACTTAAAATTCTAACAGGGTCTATCCCTGAATAACTGTTGGAATTTAGTTAACAGGCTGAATTTCTGTGTTTTAGAATGAAGTAAGGTAATACTGTAGTCCCCTCTTACCTGCAGGGAATGAATTCTGAAACCTCTAGTAGGTGCCGGAAACTGTAGACAGCAATGAACCCTATGTTATTTGCTATATATACTTACTTATGATCAAGTGTGatgtataaattaggcacagtaagagattaacaataactaatgcTAAAATAGAACAATGATAACAATGCACTGTAAGAAAAGTTGTGACTGTGGTCACTCGTGtcaggggatcccttgctgaagtctttcTGGCGCAACGCATTGCCATCAATCAGAACCCGTTTTCTGTTCGCGTCTTCCACCCGCAAATTTGATGCCTTTTCCATCGTAACTAAGCACTTACCACGCACTATGGCTTAATTTTTGCAGTTTGAGACATGATAGCAAAACtagcaggcattttttttttccttcttcacaatttcaagCATCGAAAATTcgttcttaccatagatcttaggAAACTCAGCacactctttttcttctttccttattaagaaccttccccttttcacttaaAGCACTTTAAGACTTCTTGggatatccgaattgccagcatcactactcttgtgctttgggaccattattatTCAGTAAGAGTTACTTGAATACAAACACTGGGATACTGAGAGTCTATCTGATAACCAAGTTGGCCAttaagtgactaacgggcagggaGTGTGAACACGTGGTGACACTGGATGAAGCAGGACAGCTATTCAGAACGGTGTGCAATTTCTAGCTTATAAATTTTCTCAGgaaattttgatttaatattttctgactgcagttgaccacaggtaactaaAACTGTGCAAAGCAAAATcgtggatgggggagagggaaacTACTGTACTTCCCTGTAATTCTCTGGAGGTAGATTTTTAGCCATTACGGAAATGAAATACTAATTAATAATTTAAGTATCATTTAAGTAGGAGGACTATGTTGAAACTGAAATGAGTTTTTTCTACAAACCAATCTAAAGTATCCCCGAATCTTTCTTCCTCAATTAAATATAGAAGTCTCCACCCTCCTTAAAAGTTGATAAAAATACATATCAGaatcataaagaaaatttaaaaatctcatttcacATTCATGTTTTAGGTAGTATAGAAAATTTGATAGGATATTAGGGACATTAATATTATCCCATAAACAGCTCATGTTAAATTAATCCTATAAGAATTCATTACAGTGTTGCCCTGTACTCTGCATGAAATCAGCATGTAGCAAGCTCTAGGCTGAAATACAtctataaaaaagtgaaaaataaggaaagaaaaatgctttggaaaatagttactGGTACCATTCCAGACAAAACTTCACTCATGACATTATGGAAATTTTAATGCCAACTGATGCTAAcgaaacataaatatttaatgattttaatttgaGTCGTTAACACATACTTGATACAACGGTATAATCAGCAACACTTGCACTGATATTTGCACATCTACATTTTTGCTGTGGAACAAATGCACGTTATTTTCCTGATGAAGCTAGtattaatttaatgattttagAACTTCTGTGTACAAAGCAATATGGAGGCTGCGAAAGAAAAAGGTTACTTACCTTGTCCCAGTGACTCGTTTATAGTTGTCTTTGGAATGGACTGCTAAAATGCTGACTCCCGAGCCAATGTTCACTACCAGCAGTGGGTAGGGGTCATCCAGGTTAAAAGGCATCTTTTGGCATCGCTCAGGTTCTGAGGCATTAGCGAAATAATAGCACTCTGCTTGTCCATTGAAACTGACAGAATCTATATACAGCAAGCCCTTTACAAGGCAGTCAAGTTCATCCAGTTTGTGCAGGTGGAGGTTTCCAATCtgtaaaataataccaaaaaaaaaccccaagagaAACGTTTTACAAAGCGAACAAAAAACAGCATTCAGAATACTGAGTCAATTATactgtataattttcaaaatcatttacaACCCCCCTCAGTTTCACTTGTCTTGTTTCGTGTCAAAATCTCTATGGGACTTCATTGAGTCCAGCGGTTCTCAATGATGGTGGTGGTACCTCTTAGAGGCATTTTGAAAATTTGTGGGGACATTTTAGTTTTCACAAAGATGCGGGAGAAGGGAGGACAGAAATAACATCTAGAAGCAGGGACTTAGGATGCCAGACATCTGTAATGGGTGGAGCAGTTGTGCGAAACCCAGAATTACCCCATTCCTGCATTATCTTGGTTTTAATGGACATTTTGTAGGTAGCAGAGGAAAATCTGTTTATAGTTACCATATCTGAGCCTATGTAAGCACAAAGTATTTATCTATCTGTGTGTATAAACATAGTCTTATTTACCTGGTTTTAATATACACTAAATTGCTAGGATGCAACCACCAAATTAACTGAGGGAGTACTTCTTATTGCTTGAAATTTTACCAAGTGTGGTTTTAGCATCTTATAAAGTTATATCCCAACAGCAACAACATATATGTTATTAGATTCTCCAATAAAACACACCATATCTAATCTAGGATTTGAGCTTTAGAGTTCACGGTGAATCTATGTAGGTGCAGGCATCTAACTACTTCATTACACCCTCCCCTGTGCTCGTACCAGAGGATCTACCTACTgacacacacaccctgtttccccgaaaataagacctagtcagtcagctctaatgcgtcttttggagcaaaaattaatataaagcccagtgttatattatattatattaatgatattatattatttatattgtattgtatttattatatgaaagacctggtcttatattatagtaaaataagaccgggtcttacattaatttttgctccaaaagatacattagggcttattgtccagctaggtcttatttttggggaaacacggtgtgggtttgtgtgtgtgtgtgtgtgtgtgtgtgtgtgtgtatgccttaATTTCCTATCTTCATGTTACAGTTTGGGTACtagtttgaaattattaaattcattACAAATTCATTAGTAAAGagtctattataaaatatttgttataaaagaCCTCAACTTAGATaacacttcctctgggaagcttttcaattctcttggacTTATGTAGCACTCCTCTGGTGTTCCTATGGCACCTCTTTCCATAACAATAGTATTAATTATAAGGCATTGTACTCTTACTTGTAATTCACTTAAGATCTGTGTAGTCTAGAATACTGCACTTTGAGGGCTAAGTTTATGTGTTATTCCCAGCAAAGTGTCTATCTAGCACAGTAACTGACACATATTAGATGCTCAAATATTATCTTAATGATTGAGCATCAATAAAAACAAGTATGACAGAAACTCATCACTAGAAAAGaactgatactttaaaaaaaaaaaaatcagaagtccATGTTTGGATGCCAGTTATTTTCACTGCTTTTGGCAAACATATCCAACCAAACTGGGCTCAGATTCCTGAAATTTATGTTCAAATAACTCAATACGTTGAATACAAATCAGTATTATccatcaaagagaaaaaattttaataaaaatttagacTTTTAAATTATCCCAAATTGTTAGGGGCTCACTTATTGTAAGCCATGTAAGCGATCACTTACTTATGTTCTAGTAACAGACTTTTCTATGAATTGAGAAATTAAATGGTGTACATGCacattttcaaggaaaacaaatttcagtAGCCCCAAATACcaactttttaatctttattctAATGAAAAGGACTAGAAGCCTGGCAAACCCCAACTAGCATATACCTCAAATTAACACTTAGACAGTCCTCTTGCCACATCCAAATGGCCCCCTTTGAGACAAcataaaaccaggaaaaaaaggGTAACGAACTTTCCATCAGGTGTCTACTAATCAAAAGACACTGGCTTCAGTTGGGGTTTGGGAAGGAGATGGCCCTGGGAGAGATGACTATATGGATAACATTCCAAAAAACATGCAAGCACAGCACACAAGAACAGTGAAAGTAATTGAAGCCCCATTTATATCTGGCTTTGTACACTGCCAAATTCACTTAAGTCCTTTTTATTGTAGCAGTCTCTAAAGTTAGCAGGTTTTACCAAATATTATGTACAACAATGATCCCAAATCTGGGCAATTTTTACTAATCCTATAAAGGTATTTAAATGCCCCAAATCAAAACCTAGTCATAAATACGTACTTCCTCTGCATCAGCAGGAAGAACTAATGTACGAAACATGCCAGATGGCAACTTAGCCtcgtattttaaaaactgaagtgaATGGGTATCAATTTTTGGCTTTGAGTAAAGATACCTACTGTACGAAAATCTTTCTCAAACTTGTAAGCACCACCTCCTGTAGCACATAGCACCGTGTGTAACGTTGAGAAGTTTTTATCTCTTCCCATTTGGATAAAAGTAGGCAGGTCCTGGGTTGGAAACCTGATGAAGTGCAGGTTTCCTCTTCGGCCAAAAAGTGTTAAATCCTTCAGTTCAAGGTGTACGTCCCGAATACCAGTGGATCCATATGCTACATTAGAAGTCAAATATTTCCGGATACTTTTCAAGCTCTCCACTTCTTCTTGTTCTTCCTCTGCTGTGATATCAATAGGTTCAAAATATGAAAGCTTTACTAGAGTTCCCCCAATGTCCATGCCAAACCATGGGAAAgctgtggattaaaaaaaagaaaaacaagaataaaagataaaaagatatttttggaaatgcaaattaggaACTGGTTCGTTAGCCACAAACTTCATTTACTTGCAATCATGCATTCAGTCCGTAATACTTTGGGGTAAGACGTATCTTCTACGAGCAACTTACTTTTTCCCCTTCAAAGTGTTGTGTATTTTCTAGACTCCTAACATAGGATGCTGATAGAGTTGGCCCAGAGCCTTTTAACTCCCAGTCCGGTaggctttccttttcctttatgaaATCTTTAACATGTGAAAAATTTGGGCCagttctgttttaaataaataggtCATCACCTAGGGcttgaaaacatttctaaaaagattttaatgtaataaaattggCCAATAATCACTTCAGGTACACTCCAGGGGAAAGTACTTCCTTGAAAACAAATCTTGGGCcctcccggtggctcaggtggttggagcgctgtgctcctaacgccgaggtcgctggttcgattcccacatgggccagtaagctgcgtcctctacaactaagattgtgaacaatggctctccctgcagctgggctgctgtgtgctgccatggacTACCAtatgctgccaggagcagccggagACCAGCGTGAATGGCCCCCAGCTGGAGGGAGCACAAGCCTCATAACAccagctgggccagggagctgtgtcctacacaactagactgagaaacaacggtttgaacctaagtgagggaaggaggtggcggaagatggggggaaaaaaaccaaaaaaatattttctttgtttattgagCATATTAGGTTTCTTTAGTACACCTGGTTAATAAAATTAGCTGTTAATAATATTGAAGGTACGTGTATTTGGGGGCAAGCACATTCTGGGGGGAGGGCAAGCCATGTATTTGGGTTTGGGACTTGGGGCTTTCTCACTGAGTGGGCCATATGACTTTGGAAAAGCCAATAACCTCTGAATCTTAGTTTCCTCagtgtctgtttctgttctctGGGATTTTTATTACTATGACAGAgactcaaaaataatttaagacttAAGATACATAGATTACAAAATGCCTggtaaaatgtattaataatttttaatgtaaaagttgTCAAAGAAAACTACTTCCCTCTAAAATTCTACATTGTTTCTtaagtattcatattttatttatccgaTACGTGTGTACCATTAGAAACTCAGAACATAATTCAATGAGAAAGCATTCTCTACATTTCTCTATTTCAGAATTTATACTTATTGAAATTAGTAAATGAAACTGAAGATGAGGAAGGAGTAATTCTCATTATCTTCTGGTGGAgaaatagctcatttattttttgtatttgaaa
Proteins encoded in this window:
- the PANK3 gene encoding pantothenate kinase 3; this translates as MKIKDAKKPSFPWFGMDIGGTLVKLSYFEPIDITAEEEQEEVESLKSIRKYLTSNVAYGSTGIRDVHLELKDLTLFGRRGNLHFIRFPTQDLPTFIQMGRDKNFSTLHTVLCATGGGAYKFEKDFRTIGNLHLHKLDELDCLVKGLLYIDSVSFNGQAECYYFANASEPERCQKMPFNLDDPYPLLVVNIGSGVSILAVHSKDNYKRVTGTSLGGGTFLGLCSLLTGCESFEEALEMASKGDSTHADKLVRDIYGGDYERFGLPGWAVASSFGNMIYKEKRESVSKEDLARATLVTITNNIGSVARMCAVNEKINRVVFVGNFLRVNTLSMKLLAYALDYWSKGQLKALFLEHEGYFGAVGALLGLPNFS